The genomic stretch GAAGCATGTCTGTTATTACCATTTACAATGCCACCTTAATTTAATTGAGAACACCAACATTTAATTACGTTGCTGAGGCAAAGGCATTGTGATGGTAAAAAATTCCATCAGATAGATTGTGGACCTAAAATGCACCTGTCAAAAGTAAAATATTCCACTATCTTTGAAGTGTTTCTTAACAGCAACCAACCAATTTTCTGTTGACAGTGCACTTCATCTGATCTTATATTGCTCGAGTAATATGACAGGCTCATGCAAAAGTATCATAAGTAAAGGttaaaacagaaaaagaaaatcacaagAGCCAGCTTAAATTTTCAATCCAACTCCTATTGATATAGATATTGTCATCATTATTTCCATTAAGAGTTCCGCTAAAACCATTAATAAAtatccattgaaatttaataCCCTTCCTAAGATCAAGTTCTCAAGCATCCACCAAACAACTATCAAACTTAATAAACCAAAAGAAGACCTTGTACAATAGACACATACCATGTTAAGCATAAGCAGACATTTATTGCCTTAAATTCGGCAAATTAGAAGGTTCGAGATTACTGGAAATGAAGGTAAAAAGGGAAATCAAATGAGTCCCCCGCCCCAACTCACATTATACATGGTTTTAAAAAGACAAACGCATTCCATGTATTGAGGGCTACTGAGATTGAGCCACAGTGCATATGTTTTGAAACCCAAATATGGTCAATAATACCTGATATTTGCTATGAATTAAAACTCTTCATGGAACATTCCACATGCTTCACTAACTCCTATACAATAAATGAAGCTCAATGTGTTTGCCATCGAGCAATCTGAAAGTTTGACAAACATCTCATCTCATCATCTGCAATACCTAAGTAGTAATTGAATTTAACAATCATCACCTTCATATTCTACAAATGGAGTCATATGGCACTAGCAGTCACGATTTCCATTTTCTATTCTACACAACTACTCATCAATAAAGCTTCTAAAAGAAAATTGCATACACTTGATGATTATTGAAACAAAATGCATACAAACTTTGAAATGGATGACAAATACCAAGCACAAAACAAGAGAGTTACCAGTCCTTGCATCCCTCACATTGCACCATAAGGTCATCTGGATTGTATGGCATCTCACATTTAcaataccttccaacacaataaccAAAACCGAATAATTTCAAATATCAATCATTAGATTCAATACCAATCATATATTTATCGGTCAGCGTTTGTGTGTGTAACAGATAtagtacaaaataaaaagaacacaTTGCTTACACAGCCACGCGGTCTGGTGTGAATCCTCCTGTGGAAGCCTTGTACTCAAATCTACAAAAGTAATCCTCAGCTCCCACATTCTCAAGCTTAGTGTAGTTCTTGAAGGAGTGCACTGTACACTTCCCTTCGATTGTGTGTGCACTCTGGACATCATAGTGGTCTGATAAAAATAGCTCCTTGGCCCCATGGAACTGTCTTCTTCCTCCAATTGATTCCTCAGGCCGATAATACCATCGAACCCGAACCTTCACATTGTTTCTGTGGTCAGCTTCGAGCTTCTCCACGCGTGCCACATATGGAGGCTTATCAGTGTCTGACGGCCGCATTAGCACACAATCACCAGCTGACCATTACAACATCAATTGAAATATCAATGCCACACAAAGCAAAGAAACATTAACTTAACTTCATAACAGTTGACAAAAAACCGAGTCTTTAGCACCAATAATTTGAAATACTATGACAAGTTTTGGATTTCCAGAGctcgaaattcaaattttgaatctgGGTTTTACAGAtaacttcatatatatatatatatatatatatatataaagatcgAAATTTTCGCTCTCTGAAATCTAGATTTAATAACAAGTGAGACGATTTCGAGTTTTTAGAAGCTaaacttgaaaaaataaattttgggtttctgtcagagagagaaagagagaggataGTTACGTCGAACGATTTTGTTGGTCCCCTTGATGGTGTAAGAGTCAAGGTCCTTTTTTCCAGGCTTGGTCTTGGCCATGAATGTTGAGCAGCTCAACTTCTGCGATTTCAGACAGGCGGATGGCGGCGGAGACACGGAAGCCGGATTTAGGGAAAATGTGAGAAAAATGAGGCGAAATTGTTGTATGAAAGTGATGAATTTATATTAGGGTTTTGTGGATTAGATGGAGGGCTTTAGAAGGTAAGGGTTTAATGGCAAacggaaaccctagaaattagAAGGTTTGGACAAACGGGGAAAGAGGGGAGGAGAAGATTTGGTCGGAAAGAGAGAGCGCTTTTGCTTGGATGGATGCGACTTGCGAGGATGAACAGAATGGATGGCAATAGCATCATGTATCATGCattcatcaccaccaccatcatcatccATTCTTCCATACATTCATGCGCATTTTATATACTAGAACAAAATTATgtcttgcttttctttttctttttactaaTAGTGATGTCATCGACAATCGTCTGATGACTGTCAACTGTTAATGTAAGCCGGTCATTGAACGTATGGTGCATGTTCTCAACGCGTCACTCATGTATGCATAAATGGTTCCTTCAAAGTCCAAACGCATAAATCTATGTCTTCAACGCGTCAAACATGCACACACTAAACGAGTTCCTCAAGGCACGTATGGACGAGTCACTCTAACACTACCTTTTTTGACACAACGATATTGATCTGAGTTGAATCTATGACTACTCATTTACAATGGGGCAACCACTGATTATGTATCGAACGCAATACAAATTTAATCCGTCATCGCCATCCATGTGAGTTGAATTTGTGACCTTTCactacaaatgaaaagaaatactcTTAAATTGTAGTACTGTGGTAAAACCTCTCTAAGGTTATCCGTTGGGatcaaacaaattttataactttagagaggttattacttaatagaaggtagtaaaaaaaattttaagttatgTTATTTCCCAAATAGGATTTCTTAGGTgccaagtattttattttttacatatttttgtaGTCGTAAACTATTATAATTATGTGAAGAAGTGTTTCCTTAACATGGAGCCAAGAAAAACTATaacatattataatatgaaactTATTATAATACATAATTGAAATATCATTTATTGGcttaataaatattgtattttCTAAACAAGATTCTTTGTGCGCgaagtattttatttcttaCGTATTTTTATATTCATTGACAATTATAATTATATGGACGGGGTGTTTCCTCAAGATGAGATTAGTTTAAATTATAAAAGGGCATGTTCAAGAATACATTTTGAAAtaactaaaagtgttttttgcTAACTAAAAGTTCTTGTTATTATGTTTGgtagaaaaatttaaaattgcttGTAGGTTATGGAATCATTTTTTTAGATTATGTTCTTATTCAAGAAGCATTCTCAAGTGTTTTATAAAAGCacttgaattttaataaaaattttaacgtatttttaattatataataaattttttaacatacttttaattatataatacaaattttaacgtatttttaattatatcacTTCTAGATAAAGTGCTTCAGACATATATAATCTCAAACGAGCCCTTATCTATCAAAAATAATTTGGCCCTTATCTATCAAAAATAATTTGATGTGTGGTTTTTCACTTTTGTGatacaaagaa from Pyrus communis chromosome 7, drPyrComm1.1, whole genome shotgun sequence encodes the following:
- the LOC137740056 gene encoding chromatin remodeling protein EBS-like; amino-acid sequence: MAKTKPGKKDLDSYTIKGTNKIVRPGDCVLMRPSDTDKPPYVARVEKLEADHRNNVKVRVRWYYRPEESIGGRRQFHGAKELFLSDHYDVQSAHTIEGKCTVHSFKNYTKLENVGAEDYFCRFEYKASTGGFTPDRVAVYCKCEMPYNPDDLMVQCEGCKDWFHPSCMGMTIEDAKKLEHFLCAECSSDDDAKRSLNTFPVSPSVEAKVEPKRRKR